The Oryza sativa Japonica Group chromosome 11, ASM3414082v1 DNA window CCTGGCATATAGGTGTTTAAGATATTGCTTTGTCCTTTTCTGTAGCAGCATGCTAAGTATTGACTGGATATAGCTGAATGGTTATATGGATAAAACAGTTAGCATTTGATCACATATATAGTGATCACACCTGAGGCCTGACAAATCTGGTTTTCCACTGGCTGCATCATAGCATGTGTTAGTTACTGGAGAAAGATCTGAAAAAACGAATCATACTTGTTGCTGATTTTGTTCAACGAAAGGGTTCTCTGTGGACTGTGGAGCAGAACAATTTATACAAACGGGCTAGTTGGTGAATGCTTGAATTCGAGTATGCCACATTGAACAATAAGCTGGAGATGTACTCCTACCTGATATTGATATGTACAAGTGTATGGACTGTTTTGTTTTGTTCCCCTAGCTAGAATTATTCACTTTTAGGCTTCTATTGTTGTAGGAAAGGCTAAATCAACTTTGGTATGCAGTAGGATACCAGGGAAATCATAAACCATTTCACTTGTTAGCATGTGTTTTTTGCTGAGACATGTGATTATATGCTgttgtattttgtttttttatctcaACTAATATTTGTTCAACTGCAATGCAGGCTGGTATGAATTTAGTCATGGATGGCGAACAGATTATGCCCATTTGAGCGGCCAGCGTCCATAGCTCATATATAAAACTCTAGTGAGCTGTGTAGTTCGTTGTGCCAATGACTGTTGTCAACTTTGAATATGTCGTTGTAGTATGATCAACCTGCAGATGTGTTGTATTTGTGTTGCTGCTACTCATAACATAAATAACATGTTATGAAACTTTGATCAAGTCTCAGTATCCTGCTCGTCCTAGTCTGCTTTCTCCATCTGACATGCATTGCATTGCAACTTGGATTCTGATAAACTGTCTGCTACTCTTGAAAGCTGCACCCACAGAACAGCAGCAGTAGGGGTTGAGCCGTGGAGGAAACCCAGATTGTAGTCCGATTCCAGTTCAATTTGCAGCCCAAGCTTCGTCAAGTTTTGATCGATTTTGCTGGCTCCAGTGATCGCAGAGATAGATTTTCGGCGGTGCAGGCAGAAAACGGCAAATCGCTCTACCGTTTCCACTCGCGGGAGCACCGCGTCCACCTTTTCTCCTCCCGCTCGCGATTTCGCAAACCAAACCCAAACCGCGAGAGAGAGCAGCAAAACCCCCAATTCCCCAAATCGCACAGAAACCCTCCCCAtggcggacgccgccgccgccgacgatgcgcctccctccccaccccctTCCGCGTTCCACCCCGCGTCCGCCGATACCCCCATGTCCGACGCCACCCCATCCGCCGCCGATACCCCAAATCTCCCCGAcacccccgcctccgcctccgccgaacCCGACACCCCCTTCTCcgacgccgcgctcgccgccgacgcctccgaTGCCGATgcctcggccgtcgccgcgccacccgacgacgacggggcCAACCCGTTGGGCGGCGCCATGAAGCACATGGCCCtcgcgcccccgccgccgccgagcaagaagtccaagaagaagaacagcAACAGCGTCTGGACCAGGCCCAACTCCCGCAAGGGCAAGAAGAAGGCCAAGCAGCCGGCCAACGCCCTCGCTggcggcagcgccggcgccAACGGCCGCCTCCCCAAGCCCtccagcggcgacgacgagctcgtCCTCACCCCGGCGCCCCGATTCGCCGCCGAGCGCAACGACGACGCGCCCGATCTGCCCGTGCTCCTCTCCCGTGTCTTCAAGTCCGACAAGGTCGAGGTCTCCGACGACCGCCTCACCGCCGGCAGCACAAAGGGATACCGGATGGTGCGCGCCACCCGCGGCGTCGCTGCCGGCGCTTGGTACTTCGAGGTCAAGGTCCTTCACCTCGGCAGCACCGGCCACACCCGCCTTGGATGGGCCACCGACAGAATTAGGATCCTCTGCCTTCACACGTGAAGGCACCAGCCTGCAGTCAAGTAATATCCACCGTCCAAGGCAATCCAACAGCTCACGTGCACACCCACTTAATTTAGCCAACAAAACATGCACATCAGAACCCATGGAAGCCCAGCAACTGACAGCACATGCACTTGCAAAGTCTGGTGCCGGCCGCGGTGGtacgcgccgccgtccgccgccgccgctgcggtaGACGGTAGTGCAACGATTCAACATGCTTGTTGTCTGGGATTTAGAACATTATTACAATTACAAAACAGAGCAATGCATGTATTCCATTTGACCATGCAGCAACCAAAGCATGCATTCCATCAGGCTTGATAAGAAGAAAAGGgtgaggagagaaaaaaaggtaCACCTACATCACATGGGAAAAAACCAAGGTATTTCTTAATGAAGATTTCATTCTAGTGCTATATTTTAGTTCCAATTTTCACTGCTTCTAATGTGATCTGgagtaaattttattttgagtTATGTTCTCTTTCCAGCAACAAGAGGCTAGAAATGATGGTCTGGATGCACAAGCTACAAAAGATAATATTTCTGGAAACAACAATAGAGACTTTGAACAACATGGGGTCATAAATACCTTCACCCAATTGTTCATGGTAATCTTGATCATAATCTAAAAGTATAAATTAAATGACTGTAATGttactaagttttttttttctattcttcaCTTTTACAGGGCCCAAGTACCAGTGACCTGTGTACTGAAGACTTATTATAGCTAGGGGGATCTATTCCAGGGCATTGGTTTTGTTCTTGTCAGTCCGATCCTATGCACTAATCACAGTatatttcgattttttttttggcgtgcAGTATATTTCGATTTATGATGTAGCTTGAAACTCCATCATACTTTGCAGCGATTGATGTTAACTGAAACTCATGAATTGCCTAATGGAAAGCATGCTTTGGTTGCTGCATGGTCAAATGGAATACATGCATTGTTCTGCTTTGTAATTGTAATAATGTTCCAAATCCCATACAACAAGCATGTTGAATCGTTGCACtaccgcggtggcggcggcggtgtgtaccgccgcggccggcgatgACACCGCTTCATCAGACTTTGCAAGTGCATGTGCTGCCAGTTGCTGGGCTTCCATGGGCTCTGATGGGCATGTTTCGTTGGCTAAATTGAGTGGATGTGCATGTGAGCCGTTGGATTGTCTTGGACGGTGGATATTACTTGACTGCACGCTGGTGCCTTCACGGTGTGAAGGCAGAGGATCCTAATCCCCACCAACAGAATTATGCTGACATCCACGCACCCGTCGGCTACTATGTGTTTGGATTCGGATATCGCGACATGGATGGTACCAAGGTGCACAAGGCATGGAGGTCCAATTATGCTGACCAAGGCTATGGCGAGGGCGATGTCCTCGGGTTCTACATTCATCTTCCTGATGGAGAGCTGTATGAGCCCAAGCAGCCTTTCCTGGTTCACTACAAGGGGCTTCCTTTCCGCGCTGAAGCTCCCAAGGCGGCTGAGCAGAAGACGCCGGATCCAGTTCCTGGTGAGTACCATTGTGTTACTTCATGTGTTTGAGTAGACTAGTGGTAGATTGCCAGCCAGGAAAATAACACATGCTATTTTTCACAAAAACAACTTGGTATGAACTAGCAATTTCACAAATAAGATTCTGTATGTAATTGCAAGGATGCATGTTTCATGATGTTATATTCAATACTTGGTGTAATGTAGAATTTGTACCAATTACAGAATTACCAGTAGTAGATCTGCATAAATAAAGTGATTTAGGATTCAGGACAACAGAATCGGGTGTTCTTTACATGTAGGGACCCCTTACATGTATGATTATATAGGAAATATTAGAACTTCCAATAGCTGTAATGTAACAGTGGTGCACTTGTCCTAACAAAATTTAGAAGTACGTTTAATTAAGTTTCATCAGTCTTTTGCATCCTATGTTTGAGCAAGTTTCTGATCTCTGTCTGGTTGGACATATTGGTATCTACTCCCCTACATGTGTTTCAAGTCACTATATCTCCATTGCACAAACTAGAAAGTAGTTTCTACTCACTGCTCTTGAAATCATTTCCAAAGCATAAAGTGTCTTGTACCAAGAAATATAGCTACATATTGTCATCTTTATTATTGGAGGTGCTTAGTGCTGAAGCATAATGAATGCAGCATACAGTTCATAAGTCACAATGTAAGAAAGAGAGCAAGAAATGCAGCAAATGCTTCTCTAGCAATGCTCTCTTGAGAGGCACAACATGGAAAATGTAACAATTTGCTTCTACAGTTGTACATAACTTATTAATTTGCTTTGCTACTCAATCAAAGACAAAAAAACACCTACCAAATGTTACTAAATTTACCCATTGTTCTGTTCAAGAGTATCTATGTCATCATCTGACCTTAAATTATATTCTTGACTGTTTGACAGTGCATAGTCTGTTGTATTCCATACTAGTAAAAACAAATACCTGCAACTCACTTTTTGAGAAGATAATATGTTATTGACTATTATATCCTAAAGTATAATTACTTATTTGGTTCTGGCCTTCTTGGATTTATCTACATCAGAACAAGTACTGCATGATATACTGTACCAATCCTAACTCGAAGGTGCAATCTTCTACTGTATCATAGGAGGTTACTTTTGGGAGTCTTTACTTATCCAGTCATTATTGCAATCTTATCGTGCAGTAGATTCTATTATGTTATGTGCACATGAATAAAAAGGGCAGTTCTTTCTTATCTGTTCTTATGATGAAGTCAGAAATCAACGACTGCAAAGTTTTTTTTGCCCCAAAGTCAGTAATTGTAAATAAGTGCACATCAGTACCTTCCATTGGATCACTATGTTTTGCTTACATGGATTAAAAAAAGGGTTTCTTGTTTGTTCTTCGCATAGAACAAAGTCAGGATCCTATAAGTGGTTGTTTTGCACACTTGCACTTATCACTTACTACTTTCTAGCGTCCCTTGTTTTCCTACTTACGAGTATGCGACTGTTTTGCACAATTGCACTTATATTTCATTTCCGACTTTCTAGCATCCATTGTTTTATTTGTGCAGCCTCTCCTCTGGCCTTCTTAGATATTCCATTTTAATACTTTATAGTTCTTGCAAATGCAGGTAGTGAGATATGCTACTTCAAGAATGGGGTATGCCAGGGCACTGCTTATAGAATGCAGCTAGCGAGGCGACGGTGGTCGTGACTCCGGCGGTGAAGGGCAGTGGCCGGCCCAGAGCTCGGCGGGCCGAGGCAGGAGAGGCAGCGCACGGGCTCGGGGCGGAGCGAGCTCAAGACGTGGTTCTCCAGACTACTTCACGCCGGGGcagcggggtcggcggcggcattaGCAGCGGCGGGGAACGGGTTGTCATCGAGGAGGCTAAGGAGCTCGTCGGCCGTGGAGATGAGgagggagcgggagcggcggcgggcgcgggagCAGCAGCCACGGTGCGGGGAGGTGGCAGGTGGGACAGCGGCGGAGTGCGTCGCGGTTTTCTGCTGCTTCCCCTTTGCTGTCGTCGAGCTCATCGTCCTCGCGGTCGTCCGCATCCCCGCCGCGctctgccgccgcgccgtgcagcGGAAACGGCGCGGGCATGCAGCGGCCGTGCGAGGGCCGCGACGGGGCGAGGCGCGTTCGACGGCGAACTCGAGCAGGCACACGGTTGTTGAtgtaaaacacgaggcctgagagatctgcttaactccagtgcaggtccaaaagcttgcctttaggtgtatgagcgtgccaattgatttgatcctgcaatcaacaagaaacaaagacaaagaaaccgtggttaaatctgtAAACTATAGCTGATCGGCTAGTTgccaatgacatatcatttatctttgagccgatgtcatatgtgaatcgatcggcaatcgTGAATAAGTaggaaagaactaaatctactcgatcggctatagatattaacgatatataatccctatgtcgatatatacttaaatcaagtgattgggataaatcggtcgccatgccgagacagtataaaccacttagattgaaatatatattaacaacgagactatatatgttcatagcatagccgatcagatacatctagcatgtatcggttaatactccgataccactctatattaagatattaaagaaAGTAAAATATACTaaacagaagcctaatatacttaaatgtaacaagatcttaacataaaggcagatttaacatatcaatcaagcatatggaacgtaaagtagttaaatcaggtaagatcggctgaaaccccaatgctactctaatcggcaaccagaaagcaggctagagattaatattctaatcacgacttataaggtcaaactcaactgatacagctataagtatgaaaagaaagacaatatctaaacaatcaagccgctggttgtttcatagagtggtagatatcttatataatctaagtcaacgtcgATATATAACCTAATCGGTTGCCTTCTAGTAATAGACGttagccgattgaaggttagataacgatattgccaaagattatataggatatatgataactcgacgaattacataaacaagattagagtatcataaagatggaagcactaatcccgagaacgcaagccgccataacaagttttacctcttgttgaagatcgaaaccgatgcagctcaacccgaaagcaagaacccgtcgaaacaaaacgaaaataaagagggtggcgatgcgccgagattgtattgaataTGTGTTAGATTGATTACATaaggctcggggtctatttatacccgagattacaaaatatgtccatgtcggacacgactcttatctctaacaaactctaagataccataagtctttgcggcagacttttgcccaaacatatctctaaggaaattacacagaatattctaattaatagatacaattgccttctcagaactctatccatgcatggcaatcatcatgaagcacgtTTACTCGGTTTGACAACATGTACCGAGTCGTATTGTCAGAATCGACCCAATCGGCTAACCTTGTCTGACTCGAACTCCACCGACCTTGAtcgtagccgatttggactccACCCGATTCTTGCTCTGCTTCCAAAACAATCTTGATcttggattccgcttcgatctaatctccATCTCCAATACTCCAATACTGaggttaccaaatttggtcgttaacaacgGCATAGTCGCACGCGGCGTTCTGGATAGTGTCGTCCGGTGAGGAGGTTGGGGATGGCGACGACAACGACAACGACGGTTGTCGTCCGTTGAAGTCGAAGCTGTCCTCTCGACGGCGTCGGCACGGGAGAAGAGGAACGGCTCCAGCACGGGAGAAGAGGGAACGGCGCCGCGGTGGCGAGGTCGTAGCACGGGACGAGCAGCGGCGTGACGGTGTCACGCAGCGTGGCGGCGCCGATCACCCGCCGCAGCGACGACCTCTCCGccacccacctcctccaccctccgccgccgcgccacctgcCCTTCCCGAGGCTCGCCGCCACGAACGCCAGCGAGTCCGCCGTCGTGTACCTCGGCCGCCCACCCCCCCTTCAAGAATAGCATCGCCGCCAACACGCCCccggcccccgcccccgccgccgcgtcaaAGA harbors:
- the LOC136351049 gene encoding protein TRAUCO-like, whose product is MADAAAADDAPPSPPPSAFHPASADTPMSDATPSAADTPNLPDTPASASAEPDTPFSDAALAADASDADASAVAAPPDDDGANPLGGAMKHMALAPPPPPSKKSKKKNSNSVWTRPNSRKGKKKAKQPANALAGGSAGANGRLPKPSSGDDELVLTPAPRFAAERNDDAPDLPVLLSRVFKSDKVEVSDDRLTAGSTKGYRMVRATRGVAAGAWYFEVKVLHLGSTGHTRLGWATDRIRILCLHT
- the LOC9268228 gene encoding protein TRAUCO, giving the protein MDGTKVHKAWRSNYADQGYGEGDVLGFYIHLPDGELYEPKQPFLVHYKGLPFRAEAPKAAEQKTPDPVPGSEICYFKNGVCQGTAYRMQLARRRWS